TGGGAATAGGACAAAACGGTGTCACTTTTCCTTCACCTTTACGTATCTTGGTCGAAGGTAAAACCCTCTCCCGCAGTATCATGTCCCCCCTTTGGCGTTACTCTTACCGGAGTATCGTATTGTTTCTTGCCCTTTTTCTTCCGGGCAATCTTTTAGCCCAACTGGGAAAGGACGGCGCCAAAACCGTCACGGCAGCCGGCACCATCGTCAACGAGTACACCACACTGACCGCCGACGCCCTGGCTGGAACCTCCATGCTGACGGTTACCAGTAGTTCGTTGAATACGAACGGACGATTTCCTGCAGCACTTGCGCCGGGCGATCTAGTTTTCATCATACAGATTCAGGGCGCGAGCATGACCTCGCCCGACGATTCCACCTACGGAACGATCATCTCGATGGGCAACTGTGGAAGGCAGGAGCTCGCGGAGGTTGCGGCCGTTCCGACCGCTACATCGATTCAACTTTCCTGCGCCCTGCAGAACTCGTACACCTGGGTTGGTCGCGCACAAGTGGTGCGCGTGCCGCGCTATGCTTCGATTACGATCAACAGCGGCGGCATTCTTACCTGTCCGAATTGGAACGGAAGTACCGGAGGCGTGCTGGCACTGGAAGTACAGGGCAACACGGTCATCAACTCCGGCGGACGAATCGATGTCACCGGTCTTGGATTTCGCGGAGGCCAGTTGCTCGACAACAACAGTTGGTACGGCGTAGGCAACCATCGTTGGCCGACTGACGATTACGGTGCCGAGAAAGGCGAAGGCGTCCTGGGTTACCAGGTGGATTACGATATGTTCGGAGGACGTTACTGTCGTGGCGCGGCGATCAACGCCGGCGGCGGCGGGAACGGACACAATGCCGGCGGTGGCGGCGGTGGTAATGCCGGCAACCCGGCGAACTGGACCGGCAGCGGCAACCCGGATGTTTCGAACGCGGCCTGGGCGGCGGCCTGGAACCTCGAGTATAGCGGCTTTGCCGGTTCAACATCTTCCGGTGGAGGACGCGGAGGTTATACGTTTAGCAGCTCGGATCAGAATGCGCTCACGCTACCGCCCTTCAATAGCACCTGGGGCGGCGATCAGCGCCGTAACAATGGCGGCATGGGAGGTCGTCCGCTGGATTACTCCACCGGCAGGATTTTCCTCGGCGGTGGCGGCGGTTCTGGTGACCAGAACGATTCAAAGGGCGGTCCGGGCGGTAATGGCGGCGGACTCGCGTATTTATTTTCATTCGGAGATGTCAGTGGCGCCGGAGAGATCCGCGCCAACGGCAGCAATGGCGTCAGCACCTCGACGAGCAACGGTACTGACGGTGCCGGCGGCGGCGGCGCGGGTGGTACCGTGGTGCTCAGGGCCGGCGGCACGGTGTCCGGCGTTTCTATTTCTGCGAATGGCGGCAACGGCGGCAACCAAACGGTCAACATCCTGAATCTCGAAGCCGAGGGTCCGGGTGGCGGCGGCGGTGGCGGTTATATCGGCATTGCTTCAGGCGCTCCGACACGCACGGCGAATGGCGGAGCCAACGGCACGACCAACTCCAGAAGCCTGACGGAGTTTCCACCGAACGGCGCGACCAAGGGCGGCGCGGGCTTACCCAATGAAACCGTACCCGGCTACAAGTTCATCTATACTCCGCTCGTGATTTGTCCGGGCAACACGGCCACGATCAATGTCGTCACCAGCGGTACACCGCCGGCAACCATTTCCTACCAATGGTACACACAAGCCGTTGGCGGAGTGCCGACGGGTTTCAGCGGAGTATCATACACGACACCGCCACTTTTTGCAACCGACACCTTCTATGCCGCCGTTTGTCCGGGGCATTATCGTTATCCGTTCATCGTACAGGTGGATGCGATGACGGCCTCGTTCACACCGCCTTCGGGTTGTACCGGACAATCGCTGAGCTTTTCCGGTACCGGAACGAGTTCCATGAGTACCATCAGCGGTTACAGCTGGAACTTCGGCGACGGAAGTCCGGCGAGTAATTCGCAGAATACGACGCACACCTATTCGTCATCCGGAAACTATACGGTAACGCTGACCGTCACGAACGCCAGCGGTTGCACGATGACCTCGACGCAGACCGTCGCTGTCTCCGCACCGCCGGTCATCTCCGTTACTCCCTCGGTAACCTCCGGTTGTGGTCCATTGTCCGTCAATTTCTCCAACAGCACGACCGGCGCGACCGGTTATAGCTGGAACTTTGGTGATGGATCACCGACATCGACCGCCACCAGTCCGACGTACGTTTATACCAGTAACGGAACCTACACGGTGACGATGACGGCCACCAACGCTTCGGGTTGCAGCGCGACGTATACCGGCACGAACCTGATCAGTGTTGCCAATGGGCCGACCGCGTCCTTCAGCAACGCAACTCCGTCGATCTGCCTTGGCGACACGATTCGCTTTTCGAATCTGTCGACCGCCAACGGCACGCCGATCTCCGGCTATAGCTGGGATTTCGACGACGGCACACCCGCCTCAACGCAAACCAGTCCCACGCACATTTACACGAGCCCCGGGACCTACGCAGTCACGCTGACCACATCGGCCGGTGTTTGCAGCGACGATACCACGATCAACGTGACGGTCAATCCCGCGCCTGTGGCGGCCTTCACGGCCCCCACGACCACGGGCTGCGGCAGTCTGGCTGTTGCCTTCAACAACACCACGACGGGATCGCCGGTCTACACCTGGAATTTCGGTGACGGCACCACGAGCGCGCTGAGCGCCCCGACTCACACCTTCTCCACGCCCGGCACGTATACCGTTACCCTCATCGCTACACAGGGAAGTTGCGCGGACACGCTCATCAGGAGCGCGTACATCACCGTGAATGCGCAACCCACCGCGTCCTTCAGCAGTTCCGCTACGGCGGTTTGTCTGGGCGACACGGTGTTCTTCACGAACCTATCGTCGGGTAATGGCGGAACGATCACCGGTTACGCCTGGGATTTCGATGATGGGAATACATCAACAGCCACACAGCCCTTCCATCTGTACACCGCTAGCGGAACCTATGCTGTGCTGCTCACCACCGCAACCGCGAACTGTTCGGATGACACAACGATCAGCGTTGTCGTCAACCCCGCGCCGGTAGCATCATTCTCCACAGCGACCACTTCCGGCTGCACACCGCTGACGGTCGCTTTCACAAACACGACCACCGGATCACCCGGCTACAACTGGAGCTTCGGCGACGGCGGCACCAGCACCGGCACTACCCCATCGCATACGTACACGGCCAGCGGAACCTATACGGTGACCCTGATCGCGACGCAGGGAAGTTGTGCCGACACACTGGTGCAAACCAATTACATCCAGGTTTCACCGGCGCCGACCGCCTCCTTCACCCCTTCTGCGACAGCGGTCTGCCTGGGCGATGTTATCAGTTTCACCGACGGATCTTCTTCCGGAGGCGGCACGATTGTCAGTTATCAGTGGGATTATGACGACGGCAACACCGGCAGCGGCACCAGCGTCACGCACACCTATACCGCCGCCGGGAATTACAACGTCACGCTGTCGGTCAGCACCGGCGGATGCGTGGACGATACCGTGATCGCGGTTGCCGTGAATCCCGCGCCGGTTGCGGCTTTCAGCGCGACCACCACCACCGGCTGCGCGCCCCTCACGGTGAGTTTCACCAATAACACGAGTGGGTCGCCGGCGTATAGTTGGACTTTCGGCGACGGCGGCAGCGCTACTACCGCGAGTCCGTCGCACACCTATACCGCCACCGGCACCTATACCGTGACCCTGATTGCCACGCAGGGAAGCTGCGCCGACACCTTGGTGCGCACGAGTTACATTACGATCGCGACAACGCCCACCGCTTCTTTCAACACCTCCAATGTTTGCCTTGGTGAT
This genomic stretch from Bacteroidota bacterium harbors:
- a CDS encoding PKD domain-containing protein, which gives rise to MSPLWRYSYRSIVLFLALFLPGNLLAQLGKDGAKTVTAAGTIVNEYTTLTADALAGTSMLTVTSSSLNTNGRFPAALAPGDLVFIIQIQGASMTSPDDSTYGTIISMGNCGRQELAEVAAVPTATSIQLSCALQNSYTWVGRAQVVRVPRYASITINSGGILTCPNWNGSTGGVLALEVQGNTVINSGGRIDVTGLGFRGGQLLDNNSWYGVGNHRWPTDDYGAEKGEGVLGYQVDYDMFGGRYCRGAAINAGGGGNGHNAGGGGGGNAGNPANWTGSGNPDVSNAAWAAAWNLEYSGFAGSTSSGGGRGGYTFSSSDQNALTLPPFNSTWGGDQRRNNGGMGGRPLDYSTGRIFLGGGGGSGDQNDSKGGPGGNGGGLAYLFSFGDVSGAGEIRANGSNGVSTSTSNGTDGAGGGGAGGTVVLRAGGTVSGVSISANGGNGGNQTVNILNLEAEGPGGGGGGGYIGIASGAPTRTANGGANGTTNSRSLTEFPPNGATKGGAGLPNETVPGYKFIYTPLVICPGNTATINVVTSGTPPATISYQWYTQAVGGVPTGFSGVSYTTPPLFATDTFYAAVCPGHYRYPFIVQVDAMTASFTPPSGCTGQSLSFSGTGTSSMSTISGYSWNFGDGSPASNSQNTTHTYSSSGNYTVTLTVTNASGCTMTSTQTVAVSAPPVISVTPSVTSGCGPLSVNFSNSTTGATGYSWNFGDGSPTSTATSPTYVYTSNGTYTVTMTATNASGCSATYTGTNLISVANGPTASFSNATPSICLGDTIRFSNLSTANGTPISGYSWDFDDGTPASTQTSPTHIYTSPGTYAVTLTTSAGVCSDDTTINVTVNPAPVAAFTAPTTTGCGSLAVAFNNTTTGSPVYTWNFGDGTTSALSAPTHTFSTPGTYTVTLIATQGSCADTLIRSAYITVNAQPTASFSSSATAVCLGDTVFFTNLSSGNGGTITGYAWDFDDGNTSTATQPFHLYTASGTYAVLLTTATANCSDDTTISVVVNPAPVASFSTATTSGCTPLTVAFTNTTTGSPGYNWSFGDGGTSTGTTPSHTYTASGTYTVTLIATQGSCADTLVQTNYIQVSPAPTASFTPSATAVCLGDVISFTDGSSSGGGTIVSYQWDYDDGNTGSGTSVTHTYTAAGNYNVTLSVSTGGCVDDTVIAVAVNPAPVAAFSATTTTGCAPLTVSFTNNTSGSPAYSWTFGDGGSATTASPSHTYTATGTYTVTLIATQGSCADTLVRTSYITIATTPTASFNTSNVCLGDPVSFSNSSLGNGSPITGYTWDFGDGSSPSTSASPTHNYAGAGTFAVTLTADNGSCNDDTTISVTISPAPVAAISASSLSGCAPLAVNFSNTTTGSPSYSWAFGDGGTSAANSPSHTYTIGGTFPVQLIATQGSCADTASLSITVTPTPIASFTTANVCQGDSVRLNNTSGFPGSPSNSISWTFGDGGTSNLGSPAHFYANAGTYTVLLDIANAAGCHDTTSALVTVNPAPVVQYAASALTGCDQLTVNFTNSTTGAVAYSWLFGDGGTSSANQPSHTYTAPGTYTVVQTATSDSGCTASRASLNMITVRATPQASFTASSQSICKDACISFTGQASAPVNSWSWSFSGGQPAAASVQSPAQVCYPITGDYAVTLVVSDGFCSDTLTQPQFITVADCSQMPVADFRSSDTTICAGDCIDFVSLSLNATNWNWTFQGANTATSTIESPTGICYPNAGIYPVKLIVQNLSGRDTLEVLNFITVHALPATPGFSQAGNVLTAPAATAYQWYFNGIAISGANGQTYTATLSGNYAVEVFDANGCSAISPAKAVTLVGIDELQSLGMVFHVYPNPLQESLHVLIHAERKLDYRIRVQDLLGQTLIFETGTLLPGDETLRFSSADWAAGVYWVIIEAENRLSARMVVRP